From the Colletotrichum lupini chromosome 10, complete sequence genome, one window contains:
- a CDS encoding ferric reductase like transmembrane component, which yields MDSQLKSQVAARHIQNLSDATTIEPHWGYVDRALPCTNDAGSCAYLDVVYASHDLGMLYVGILWAVIGAILLLWAVGRRSLPSLSEEDVLRAALLEDTRASKSFLNRLRQTASSAINRYLLPDCARPIFGRTTRLQVLVLAVLSGYLLIFSFVGIIYNTWITPVKKMPGVYNTRVSLGPWSDRIGTLAYALTPLSVLFSTRESILSLLTGIPYQNFNFLHRWVGYIIVIQSSLHTIGWLVIEVRLYQPQPTVANEWISQLYMIWGCIALFFLMALYILSLPPVIRLTGYEFFRKSHYVLAMLYIGACIGHWKNLECFMIPALVIWFMDRFARGVRTALMHHNFIEGKGMGFSAAQAAMTVFPDSENGDVVRLDFSHPHDAWKIGQHFYLCFSESSIWQSHPFTPLNAPVTVNGKTKHSYIFRAKGGETKKVAQIAARKLAAGPVEKTNAGPTTPVILTGPYGDPILRNVTSDVNILCVAGGTGITYVLPVLMSLKKHSGASRKLELVWVVRHTNDVAWVQAELDALEAEQGPKVVVRIFATRESGNASSRSGDSGDISESESSSDAGNSSGEKQVQVSARAIDQVGVNNTRRHPELATVVREFVDATVDGRTAVFASGPGGLMSDMRQAVAQCNSVGKVWSGEERYNVSLIHDERMER from the coding sequence ATGGATTCTCAACTCAAATCTCAAGTGGCGGCCCGCCACATCCAGAACTTGAGCGATGCCACCACGATAGAGCCTCACTGGGGCTACGTGGATCGGGCCCTTCCATGTACCAACGACGCCGGGTCCTGCGCCTACCTGGATGTTGTCTACGCCTCTCATGATTTAGGCATGCTATACGTTGGTATTTTGTGGGCGGTTATTGGCGCCATCTTATTGTTATGGGCCGTTGGTCGACGGTCATTGCCGTCTCTCTCCGAGGAGGATGTCCTTCGAGCTGCTCTCCTCGAGGATACAAGAGCAAGCAAGAGCTTTCTCAACCGCCTTCGTCAGACTGCCTCGTCCGCAATCAACCGATACCTCCTCCCCGACTGCGCCCGTCCCATCTTCGGTAGGACAACCCGCCTGCAGGTACTGGTCTTGGCCGTTTTGTCCGGTTATCTCTTGATCTTCTCCTTTGTTGGTATCATCTACAACACATGGATCACCCCCGTCAAGAAGATGCCAGGCGTCTACAATACTAGAGTCAGTCTCGGTCCCTGGTCTGATCGTATTGGAACACTTGCCTACGCCCTTACACCTTTGTCTGTCCTCTTCTCGACACGAGAGTCAATCCTCTCCCTTCTCACCGGCATCCCCTATCAGAACTTCAACTTTCTTCACCGCTGGGTTGGCTACATTATCGTTATCCAGTCCAGTTTGCATACCATCGGCTGGCTGGTGATTGAGGTCCGTCTATATCAGCCTCAGCCCACGGTAGCCAACGAATGGATCTCCCAGCTCTACATGATATGGGGCTGCATTGCCTTGTTCTTCCTCATGGCCCTATATATCCTCAGCTTGCCCCCGGTCATTCGTCTGACCGGCTACGAATTCTTCCGCAAGTCGCACTACGTGCTTGCCATGTTATACATTGGTGCTTGCATTGGTCACTGGAAGAACCTGGAGTGTTTCATGATTCCAGCTCTTGTCATCTGGTTCATGGACCGCTTCGCCCGTGGTGTAAGAACTGCGCTGATGCATCACAACTTCATTGAGGGTAAGGGTATGGGCTTCTCTGCTGCGCAGGCGGCTATGACAGTATTTCCCGATTCAGAGAATGGCGACGTTGTCCGACTCGACTTCAGTCACCCCCATGATGCCTGGAAGATTGGTCAGCACTTCTACTTGTGCTTCAGCGAGAGTAGCATCTGGCAATCACATCCCTTCACGCCTCTCAACGCCCCTGTTACTGTGAACGGAAAAACGAAACATTCCTACATTTTCCGCGCAAAGGGTGGTGAGACGAAGAAGGTTGCTCAGATTGCTGCACGCAAGCTCGCTGCCGGTCCTGTTGAGAAGACTAACGCCGGCCCAACTACTCCAGTTATCTTGACTGGACCTTACGGCGACCCAATTCTGAGAAATGTCACCTCAGACGTCAACATTCTGTGCGTTGCTGGTGGTACCGGCATCACCTACGTTCTCCCTGTTTTGATGAGTCTGAAGAAGCACTCTGGGGCATCTCGAAAGCTCGAATTGGTCTGGGTTGTGAGACATACAAACGACGTAGCTTGGGTGCAAGCCGAGCTTGATGCTTTGGAAGCTGAGCAAGGCCCGAAGGTGGTGGTTCGCATCTTTGCCACACGCGAATCCGGCAATGCCTCCTCTCGCTCCGGAGATTCCGGGGACATCTCGGAGTCGGAATCTTCGTCTGATGCTGGTAATAGTTCGGGTGAGAAGCAAGTGCAGGTGTCAGCTCGGGCGATAGACCAGGTTGGCGTCAACAACACCCGCCGCCATCCCGAACTGGCGACAGTTGTCCGAGAATTTGTCGACGCCACTGTCGATGGGCGAACGGCGGTGTTTGCAAGTGGCCCTGGCGGACTGATGTCCGACATGCGACAGGCGGTGGCCCAGTGCAACTCGGTGGGCAAGGTATGGAGTGGCGAAGAGCGGTATAACGTATCACTCATCCATGACGAGCGTATGGAGCGATAA
- a CDS encoding ctr copper transporter → MDHSSMASSTDCKMSMLWNWYTIDACFLASSWQIKNAGMFAASCIGVGLLTVFLEVFRRLGKEYDALIQRQFHARAAELQARMPKETDCCEPPTVVAPQTLVFRASPLQQLIRSVIHAATFGLAYIVMLLAMYYNGYLIISIIIGAGLGKFLCDWLVIRVTLEALAPAAPNNIVGIEEPSVCCG, encoded by the exons ATGGACCACAGTTCGATGGCCAGCTCAACAGACTGCAAGATGTCG ATGTTGTGGAACTGGTATACCATTGACGCAT GTTTCCTCGCGTCTTCATGGCAGATCAAGAACGCCGGCATGTTCGCCGCTAGCTGCATCGGTGTCGGTCTGCTCACCGTCTTCCTCGAAGTGTTCCGACGACTCGGAAAAGAATACGACGCCCTCATCCAGCGCCAGTTCCATGCCCGCGCCGCCGAACTACAAGCTCGTATGCCCAAGGAGACGGACTGCTGCGAACCTCCCACTGTTGTCGCCCCTCAGACGCTTGTCTTCCGTGCATCGCCACTGCAGCAGCTCATCCGATCTGTAATTCACGCCGCGACTTTTGGATTGGCATACATCGTCATGTTGCTGGCCATGTACTACAATGGCTACCTCATCATTTCCATCATAATCGGCGCTGGCTTGGGCAAATTCCTTTGCGATTGGCTTGTTATTCGTGTCACTCTGGAGGCTCTGGCACCAGCAGCTCCCAATAACATTGTTGGAATTGAGGAGCCAAGTGTCTGCTGCGGTTGA